A single genomic interval of Lucilia cuprina isolate Lc7/37 chromosome 2, ASM2204524v1, whole genome shotgun sequence harbors:
- the LOC111686213 gene encoding uncharacterized protein LOC111686213 — MANKQNLINYTEELIDVIDMQDSCIINSVEVDSENFNDEIDLQQFLQTINMESLFETLKAANVTYRSLPYITNADLTEAIPHLGLRAEFRSKLVTWRKTELGVEIV; from the exons atggcaaataaacaaaatttaattaattataccgAAGAATTAATAGATGTGATTGATATGCAAGATTCTTGCATTATCAATTCAGTGGAAGTGGAcagtgaaaattttaatgatgAAATTGATCTTCAACAATTTCTTCAAACCATAAATATGGAGTCCCTGTTCGAAACATTGAaag ctGCCAATGTCACATACAGGAGTTTGCCGTATATAACAAACGCGGACCTAACAGAAGCTATTCCACATTTAGGGCTACGTGCGGAATTCCGTAGCAAACTAGTTACATGGAGAAAAACTGAG CTAGGAGTTgagatagtctag